The sequence CTATACTTCTCTTAGGCAGTAGAATAGCAATACCTTCTTCGAAGGTTGTTTTGTTTCTCCACGATCTAACAGTGTTAGTTCGTTGGCTAGTTGGCTTTTCTTCAAGGGAATTGGGAAACACATTgctttttggtttctttttctttgtctttcacTGCCTGGAGAAATTTTTGACATGGAAGAACTATCACAAAGCTGGACAAGATTATCACTTTCGGAAAGAGAAGGACCAGGTTGCTGTTTGGAGGACGAATTCAGTTCCAAAGAACACATCATAGCAGCAAAATTCCTTACGAAACGGGCACTTAATATGGAAGCCATTGCAAAAATATTTACCCCATTATGGTGCTCAAGAAGtggatttaagatcaagaaCTTGGGTGACCATGTGATCCTGTTCATTTTTGAAAACGAGTATGAAGTAGAGAAGGTCCTTAACGCTGAGCCATGGTGTTTTGATAAGCACTTGGTGATTATGCAGAAATATGACAAGAGTATGGCAATggaagaattgaaatttgtgAAGACTCATTTCTGGGTGCAAGTTCATGGACTCCCCCACAAATTCATGAATGTTAAGGCAGCTGAGAAGATTTGTGAAGTTGTTGGAAAAATTGTACCCTCTATCGATCCAGCTGAAACGGAGGGGGAAAACTTTATGAGGATTCATGTAGAGATGGATGTATCTTTACCCCTGTGTCGTGGCCGAGTCATGTCCAtggataaaggaaaaaaaatttgggtaaCGTTCAAATATGAACGCTTACCCAATATTTAATATTGGTGCGGCAAAATGGATCATTCGGACCGTGACTGTGAGATTTGGATAGATAGTGAAGGAAGTCTAGAAGATTCGCAAAAGCAGTTCGGGTCTGCACTTCGTGCACCACCATTTTTTCCGTCAAAGCGAAGAGTGGCAGCTGTTCCAGGCTTTTACAGTCAGAAACGGTCAACCACAAAGGCTCATGTCACTGAAAACAGACCTAACAGTGGCAGTGTAGCCGGTGGAGGATCACGAGCCATGGAGGAGGTCACAGTGGAGCAAAATCTGGATATAGCGGACAACACATTCAATGCTCATTCAAGTGAGAAAACCGATACATTTAAGGCACCTATTCATTTAGGAAGTGGTTACTCTGAAAATAACAGCCAAGAGCATAACACCCCCCCTCATAATCCGGACCAATTCATTGCCGATAATTTAGGGAGAAATCAACACGGAATTAATGATGCTAGTTGTCCAACGAATCCAACGGTCCCAATTGGAATTATTCCAATCAATAATCCAAGTAAATGCTCCAACTACAATGAATTCTTGGAGGCAGCTCATGCAAAACCTGATGATCACACGTTCAACCCCACTCTTTTGCCACGTGAGTACCATGAGTTTACTagggcaacaaaaaaaaaatggcacgTGGACAAGGCTGGACAGAGGCAAGCAGGCACAGCGGGTTGCTCAGGCAAACCCCTTTGGTCCATGTAAACGAAAATTCTCTACAGTAGGTGATCATTCTGAATTACCTTGCAACAAAAAACAAGTTTTGAAGGATGATGTTGAATTCTCTTCTCAAATGGTGGAGGCTGTTGAACAGCCCCGCCAGGAGCCATGAATCTCTTAGTGTGGAACTGTCGTGGGCTTGGAAACCTACGTACAGAGAAGGAGCTTGGAAACATTATCCGGGCAAAAGATCCATTTGTCGTGTTTTTAGCCGAAACATGGCTAGACGAAGCTAGGCTAGAACGAGTACTTCATAGTATAAACTTTGATCACAAATGGGAGGTTTGTAGTGGGAGGAGAGGTGGAGGATTGGTGATATTCTGGAAAAATGATGTTCATGTAACTGTTGAGGATTCACATAGGTTTTTTTATTGATGTAACCCTAGATAAAAATAAGGAGTCAAAGTGGAGGTTTACTGGATTCTATGGAGAGCCTAAAACTCATCAAAGAATGGAGGCTTGGAATAAATTAAGGGGTTAAATACCAAAGAAGGTAGTCCATGGCTTTGTGCAGGAGATTTCAATGAAATCTGTAGACAAGATGAAAAATTGGGGGGAGCATTGAGAAATCACAACCAAATGCAACAATTTCGAGATGTAATTAACGAATATGGTTTCATTGATTTGGGTTTCGAGGGATCAAAATTCACTTGGAATAAACATTTTACTGATGGTCATTCAGTTTGGGAACGGTTGGATAAAGGGTTGGGGAATAGTGAGTTTCTCAGGAGATTCCCAAGTGTAAGGGTGTCACATCTTAGCTGTATGTCACCAAATCATGCTCCACTCCTTATCAATCTTACGGGTTTGGAGTCTCCACCCAAGAAGAAAGTGTTTAGATTTGAGGAGATGTGGCTATCTGACACTCGATGTGGAGAAATTGTGGAGGCCGTTTGGAGGAATTGGGAGGATGGTGAtactatgaaaaaaattgaaaaatgtagtaaggCTTTGGAAGAGTggggaaaaaatgaatttggtaGTGTAAGGCGAGaattggaggaaaaaaagaagatgttAGCCAGGATTGAGGCCGAGACAATGAGGAGGGGAGATAATTCTCGGCTTAGAGAGTTGAAAGCCGAAATTCATAACCTCATGGACAAGGAAACACGGATGTGGTGCCAAAGATCAAGGGTGTTATGGCTTAAAAATGGGGATAGCAATTCCAAATTTTCCACAACAAAGCAACTCAAAGATTCAGAAAGAATTCCATTAGTGAAATAGAAGATAAAAGGGGGAATTGGCAAGAGCAACTGGAAGCGATTGGAGACATCATTGTGGAGTATTTTGCAGAATTGTTCACTGCAAGGAAATCGGTCATTGGGGAAGGTGCTCTCTCCTTTATACCAAGGTTGGTCACGGATGAGATTCATGAACAGCTAATGGGGGAGTTCATGGAGTGGGAAATTCAGGAAGCACTAAACCAAATGGCGCCCCTAAAAGCACCAGGCCCTGATGGGATGCCACCACTATTCTATCAGCACTTTTGGGGGATTATGAATGGAGAGGCAACTTCCACAATACTAGTTTGGCTGAATTCAGGTAAATTACCTTACCCAATAAACCATACTTTTGTCACTCTAATTCCAAAAGTGAAGAATCCTGTTTCAGTCTCTCAATATTGCCCTATAAGTCTATGTAATGTATTGTACAAGATATTTTCAAAAGTCCTTgcaaagagattaaaaaaattcatgccaGATCTTATAACTGAGCATCAATCTGCCTTTGCAAAGAATAggcttatttcagataatgtcTTAGTAGCTTTTGAGACCTTGCATTGTATGAAAAATCATAATTCAGGACAAACAGGCTTTATGGCGCTAAAACTAGACATGAGCAAGGCGTACGACAAGGTGGAATGGAATTATCTTCAGAAGCTGTTGGAAAAAATGGGATTCTGCTCAAGGTGGATCGGTTTGATTATGGAGTGTGTTCGTACAGTCTCATACTCAATTCTGGTGAATGGTGATCCAAAGGGGCTAATCAACCCAACAAGAGGCATAAGACAAGGCGACCCACtatctcctttccttttcctattATGTATAGAAGGATTACATGGCTTAATCAAAAGAGCTGCAAGGGTAAAGGTGATCAATGGCTTCTCAATATGCAAAAGAGGTCCCAAACTAACCCacttattttttgcagatgacagcTTGCTTTTTTGTAAGGCAAATTCGCAAGAATGTGGAAACGTGCTCAAAATTTTGGCGGAATATGAAGAAGTGTCgaggcaaaaaataaataaagaaaaaacttctcttttctttagcaAATCCACAAAAGATGATGTTAAAGAGGAGATTAAAATGTGTTGGGGGTGAATGAAATAAGGTCTTATGAGAAGTATTTGGGGCTGCCCTCTTTTGTAGGAAGGGGTAAAAAAGCAAGCTTTAACTATATTAAGGAGAGAGTGTGGAGGAAATTACAAGGGTGGGAGGGGAAGCTCCTTTCTCAAGCCAGTAGAGAAGTCCTAATCAAAGCTATTGCTCAAGCCATCCCAACTTATGCCATGGGTTGTTTTAAATTACCCTTGAGCCTTTGCCATGAAATTGAAGcaatggtaaaaaaattcttttgggGGCAACAAGGTGACAAGCGAAAAGTACATTGGGTTAAATGGTCGGAGTTGACAAAATCAAAGCTAGAAGGAGGATTGGGTTTTCGAGAACTTGCTCTTTTCAATGACTCCCTTCTTGCCAAGCAAGCATGGCAACTCCTACACAATGAAGGTACTctattttatagaatttttaagGCGAGATTTTTTCCCAATAGTTCTTTCATGGAAGCAAAAGAATTGGCAACCGGTTCCTatgcttggaaaagcattttgAAGGGGAGAGAGGTGATACAATTGGGAGCTAGATTCAGGGTGGGTAATGGAAAGAGTGTCAAAATATGGCAGCATCATTGGTTGCCCATAAAGCACCCTCCATTGATTTCATCCCCAATCATTGAATCTATGGAAAATGCCACCGTGGACTGCCTCATGGACAATAATACCAGTAAATGGGATGCTGAAGCGGAAGCGGAACTTGCTCATACCAGCTAAAGCGGAAGCGGAACTTGCTCAAAGGATACCATTGCCTCGTCGCCAAACAGAAGATGTTTTGTATTGGCCCTTCACTGCTGATGGACATACACTTGCAAGTTCGGATATAAATTCCTAAAAGATTTGGAGGAAAACTCAGGGGATGGCACTCACTCGGAGGTGGACAAGAATTTTTGGAAGAGCATTTGGTCCTTGGAAAttccaaataaatataaaaatttgttgtggCGTGCGTGTAGGAACTCACTTCCAACTAAGTAGAATCTGGTAAGGCGAACAATCATACAAAATCCCAGTTGTGACCGTTGCTGCTTACAAGCAGAGGATGCAGCTGAGGATGCCTTGCATGCTTTATGGAGTTGCACGAGTTTGAATGAGGTGTGGGTAGGTGATAGATGGAATTTCCGTTCAAGGATTCGTTTTGCAGATTTCAAAGAATTGTGCAATTGGGTTCTTGAAAATGGGAAGCCGCTGGAATTGTTTGCTATTCAGGTATGGAGCATATGGAACCAACGAAATAAACTTAGATTGAATCAATCTTGCTGCCTTACCAAAGAGTTGCAAAAGATGGCAGAGGATAGTTGGAATGAAATTTGTAGAAGCAACCTCAGGCTGAACCGCTTCAGCTCAAGCCCGACGCATCAGATTTTGTGGACTGCACCTGCACCTGACATCTACAAGATCAATTACGATGGAGCGCTTTCCACTGCAGACAACAAATTTGGGATTGACATTGTTGTACGGGACTGTCATGGAGAGGTGATCGCTTCACTTATACAGCAGCTTGATCAAGCTTACCAACCCGTGGAAGTTGAAGCAATGGCAGCTAGCAAGGCTGTGGAGTTTGGCAATGAGTTGGGTCTTCAGAGAGCCATAATTGAGGGTGACTCGGCAGTGGTGGTTAAGTCCCTAACAAGCAAGGAGTTCGGGTTGACTCCTTACGCCCAGTTGTTAAATGACGTGTCCTTATTTCCGGTTTTTATTTACAATTGTCATACTCTCATataaaaagagatggtaataaAGTTGCTCACAGTTTAGCTAGGCTAGCTTTGACAACACAAAGTTTTACggtgtggatggaggatgttccatcTTGCACCTTACCTTTTGTTCAGGCTGATTTGGCCGCTCTTTAATCTTCTTAATAAAAgtcttccttctcaaaaaaaaaaaaaagtattaactTTAGGATATATAGAGGACAATATCAAATTTACAATTATTGGCAAGGGTGCGACATTAAATAGCAAGGAACGGaggaaaacaataataattacaCAGAGGATTGTCCCTTGAGACCCCTTACATTGTTAAAGTAACCGAGCACCAAAATTCTCGTAGTTGATTACTTCTTCTTTGTTGGATAATTGGTGCTTCAATAATACTTATATGACGTTCTCCAACATGGTCAATCCAAACTTGtttaatgtagtttttttttttattttattaaattgtgtttttggtttttaactCACAAAAACTCACATGTCATAAATCTTAaccattttaaataataatagcTAATTGCTATCCCGTTTTATGCACgggatagttaaataaaaaatttatatatttgtttgctAAAggtattgacttttttttagaagaaaagtTACTTGTCTGtaaaaggaatgaaaataaaaattttagaattcgTGTAAAAGTGATGGAATTAAAACAATGGGTGAAAACTCTAAGATTTACTTTTTAGAGCAGCTCTTAATGTACATATTTGAAAAGGTTCTCAGAATTTGTAATTACATCTGGATTGTCACTCAAGCCTAAAAAGATACTAATTTCACCATTTGAATGAGTTTTGATTTCCATGGtatatttgaaaataagaaTTCAAATATCTATAGGtttctcattttttgtttagtttacaaCACTTAAACAATACATTTTGTCACGTTTTAAACCACAATATTTGTAGAAACATATATACAATTTCATAGAGGCAATAGATCACAAAAGtaatacatataaaatttcataaacttAGAAGAGTGGAAGTTGTCCGTTGCATCAACACAGGTTGAACATTTCTTTTATGAACACTTCATGGAAAATCTATTATTGCATTGGCCACCCTCAAGTATATAGACTTCCGTCCATTTGCTCTTTATGgtttattaattgttttttcatTGTGCTAGCCAGCATTAACACCCTATAGTTATGAACTGGTTCAACAACTGTGAAAGTGAAACTCATCTTGAACAAAAGATGACAATGGTACCTTCATTATGCAAATCACTTATAGTAGTATCTATAATTTTGCTTAAAGGATTAGACAATGACGTTTTCTCCAAAAGtttgttatatattttcaaaGTCAAACGGGTGTTTTCCCAATGGTATTGTTGTGGTAAAAAATCACTATATATGTTAGTAGTATGGTGACAAACTTTGAGAGAATGACAATAAGAGATCCCACAAAGAAAAGATGAACAACTACACTAAACTAAATTGAATACAGAGTCAGTTCCAAAATTCAAAGAGAACAACTTCAAGAAACATACACTAAAAAATGACCCTTCTAGTAATACGAATTTGATCACGAAAGAACATCACAAACATCAAATTTAATATTCAGCATCCAGTGTCTACATGGAAGACAGGGAAAACAAAAGTTTTATGAGGCAAAATGctcattaaaagttaaaactatgtttgctagaaaacataaaaaatgaaatattcattTTCATGTGTGTACATTTACATTTCTAAAAGTGAAAGGTTCACACGATTGTTTGAAAGAATTTATTCTTCCTAAAAACATATTACCAATAATGATGCAAAAAGAGACAATAGAgaataaaggagaaaaaaacGATAAATATCTGGCATTACTACTCAAACTGATGAACATGGACAGCTACCTATTTTAAAGCCTTAATTTTTTGCTCTCTACAGAAGTgacataaagaaataaattagtAAACATCTTTCCTATTAGTAGAGTATTTCCTTTTACCCATTGTGTGGGTTCTTTTTTTGGACAGTACCCAGGCCCAAGTAGAAACAAGAATCCTAGGTCCTTTACTTGTTGTTTGGTGGATTGGGCTTGGTTCACCACAGCTAAATGGGTCTAATTATGAACCAAGTTGTGCGCAAGTCACATAAAGTTCTTCAAAGCAAAAATGCGATTCCtcctaagtaataaaatacCATTATAAGTGTTTTAGTGTCATAATATGACCTcttactaaataaataaaataattattcataatattcacaatgagaaagagattgaaatagaatatttaagatttatcttttattgtgtAAACATTTAAAAGAGTTCCTTCACTTGGTTCCCCAAGCGTGATGTCGTGGTACCCCAAGCGTGATGTCGTGGTACCCCGAACGGGATGTCGTGGTTCCCAGGGATATTAGGCCTGTAAGAACCCATAATGCTAATTCTCTGAACTATACGATCTTTCTCCATAAATATTATGCAATGAAGTTTTGTCCTCTCCCTTTACCTCTATAGGTCCTGCATAAGAACATACTATACAGCACacatatcttcaaataattgttagtttcttagATTAGAATATACATTctaatacatatacatatatataaatgaatttcataAGAATGAGTCAGTCATGAGGATCCTGACCCCAATTCTCACAGACTTAGTGCTTTTGCACAAGACTTGTaggatttggaactcaagttcaagTAGCTTTACTTGGGCATTGCCTTCCAAGATAGTTAGGTGAGGAGGATTTTGTAGGAGAGAATGATATCTGATATGTGCATGTTTTGGCATATGTTTCTTTGGAGGCTAAATGATATTTTGAATGATCTCAAGAATATGGGACAAATTCCTCCCCCTTGGCTCTCTTCTCTCCCTTGCTAGGCTCTTAAAGCTCTAAGAATTATCATTTTGAACCTCTGAACTCTCCCACTTTTCCTCTATCTCAATCCCCATTTCTCTTCCCCCCCTTGCTGCTATACCTTAGTGTT comes from Castanea sativa cultivar Marrone di Chiusa Pesio chromosome 3, ASM4071231v1 and encodes:
- the LOC142628920 gene encoding uncharacterized protein LOC142628920 translates to MEELSQSWTRLSLSEREGPGCCLEDEFSSKEHIIAAKFLTKRALNMEAIAKIFTPLWCSRSGFKIKNLGDHVILFIFENEYEVEKVLNAEPWCFDKHLVIMQKYDKSMAMEELKFVKTHFWVQVHGLPHKFMNVKAAEKICEVVGKIVPSIDPAETEGENFMRIHVEMDVSLPLCRGRVMSMDKGKKIWVTFKYERLPNI
- the LOC142628921 gene encoding uncharacterized protein LOC142628921, with protein sequence MGEFMEWEIQEALNQMAPLKAPGPDGMPPLFYQHFWGIMNGEATSTILVWLNSGKLPYPINHTFVTLIPKVKNPVSVSQYCPISLCNVLYKIFSKVLAKRLKKFMPDLITEHQSAFAKNRLISDNVLVAFETLHCMKNHNSGQTGFMALKLDMSKAYDKVEWNYLQKLLEKMGFCSRWIGLIMECVRTVSYSILVNGDPKGLINPTRGIRQGDPLSPFLFLLCIEGLHGLIKRAARVKVINGFSICKRGRGKKASFNYIKERVWRKLQGWEGKLLSQASREVLIKAIAQAIPTYAMGCFKLPLSLCHEIEAMVKKFFWGQQGDKRKVHWVKWSELTKSKLEGGLGFRELALFNDSLLAKQAWQLLHNEGTLFYRIFKARFFPNSSFMEAKELATGSYAWKSILKGREVIQLGARFRVGNGKSVKIWQHHWLPIKHPPLISSPIIESMENATVDCLMDNNTSKWDAEAEAELAHTS